The region GCTGTGTTTATAACCCAGCGCAGAACTGATTTGACTGCTGGCAGACAGCAGCGCTGAGAGATAACGGTCCATGGAAAATGGTTTTATATTGTTGGTCGTTCCTGAGATACACAGACTGTAATTTACTACGCCACGGTAATCATAAATAGGGGCTGCGATACATCTGACGCCTAAAGCTATCTCTTCATCGTCTACCGCATAGTCCTGGCTTCGGAGGAAGGAAATCCAAAGCAAATAGAAGGCGGGCAGTTGGTTTTCCTGTATTCCCTGGGCGTACACTTAAAAAAGCGCACAAACATCTGCGAAAAATTACTGGGACTGTTAAACCCGCACATGCCTGCTATGGAGGAAATGCTGCTGTGAGGGCTGCGAAGAAGCATGGAAGCCCCCTGGGTTATTCTGTATTTCAGAAGGTACTGAATGGGAGAGGTCTGGATGGCGCGTTTGAAACACCGCAGGCACTCACGCTCTCCGATATCCGCAGCCCTGGCAATCCGGGCCAGGTCCAGATTTTCGTGGAAATGTTCATGGATAAAGCTTATCATTTTTTGGATACGCATATTATCCGTATTCGGAACTGGTTCCCTGGAATCCATTGCATGGGCATAGTACATGTAAAGGGAACAGCAGATACGGGACAGTTTTTCGCGGACCACGAACTCGTATCCCAATGGTTCGCCGGAAAATGCATCAAAGGCAGAGGTGAAGACGGCAGCGGGATTTCCCTCTCCGGAGTCTTCGGCAAGCGGGTCAAGCGGACAGCAGTCAAAAATCCTGCACTGAAGAAGCGGCGCCACATACCTCTTGAAAAATACGGAATCTTGCCCGCCGGTTACCAAAAGAGGGTGAAATA is a window of Enterocloster clostridioformis DNA encoding:
- a CDS encoding IclR family transcriptional regulator domain-containing protein — encoded protein: MYAQGIQENQLPAFYLLWISFLRSQDYAVDDEEIALGVRCIAAPIYDYRGVVNYSLCISGTTNNIKPFSMDRYLSALLSASSQISSALGYKHSRQSPEVQPPGPHGDNGRKRGCEKIE
- a CDS encoding AraC family transcriptional regulator, translating into MALQDCALNLNRAGRELQPHGMPDFPCAGYSSVYTDSAGDVVPWHWHEDLEVIYVESGHLRLQVPGKTFHLKHGEGAVVNSNILHFAAAEPLCELHSLVFHPLLVTGGQDSVFFKRYVAPLLQCRIFDCCPLDPLAEDSGEGNPAAVFTSAFDAFSGEPLGYEFVVREKLSRICCSLYMYYAHAMDSREPVPNTDNMRIQKMISFIHEHFHENLDLARIARAADIGERECLRCFKRAIQTSPIQYLLKYRITQGASMLLRSPHSSISSIAGMCGFNSPSNFSQMFVRFFKCTPREYRKTNCPPSICFGFPSSEARTMR